From Cellulomonas oligotrophica, a single genomic window includes:
- a CDS encoding NAD(P)/FAD-dependent oxidoreductase, which produces MTTPPDVLVVGAGLAATRTVAALREHGYDGHVRVLGAEGLAPYDRPPLSKHLLDRTGPAWLADEIDADLTALADDVRLAEPARALRPAPGGATVVTDGAEHSAACVVLATGAAAVRPAGWEARTLHTAHDAAGLRALLGSGPRRLVLVGAGWIGAEVAGVAAAAGHDVSVVEAADAPLAGPLGVEVGGLTRPWYAAAGVRLLTGAPVADVRPDAVTLADGRVLPADVVLAAVGARPATAWLGDALPLHQGRLRVDDGYRVLGPGGPLPGLLAVGDVAVRRSARYGWVPGGHWDAALRGPDVLVRHLLGVPTDPATGDDLVPYVFSTQLGHDLALLGLPSPGDEPTVLRDPGGAGFSVLWSRPDGTTTAALAADRPRDVGAARRLLAPPALPRIDPGDATSLAALRRR; this is translated from the coding sequence GTGACCACCCCGCCGGACGTCCTCGTCGTCGGCGCCGGGCTCGCCGCCACCCGCACCGTCGCCGCCCTGCGCGAGCACGGGTACGACGGCCACGTGCGGGTCCTCGGCGCGGAGGGCCTCGCGCCCTACGACCGGCCGCCGCTGTCCAAGCACCTGCTCGACCGCACCGGTCCGGCCTGGCTCGCCGACGAGATCGACGCCGACCTGACCGCGCTGGCCGACGACGTGCGGCTCGCCGAGCCCGCGCGCGCCCTGCGGCCCGCGCCCGGCGGCGCGACCGTCGTCACCGACGGCGCGGAGCACTCCGCCGCCTGCGTCGTCCTCGCCACCGGCGCGGCCGCGGTCCGGCCCGCCGGGTGGGAGGCCCGCACCCTGCACACCGCGCATGACGCGGCCGGCCTGCGGGCGCTCCTCGGGTCGGGGCCGCGGCGCCTCGTCCTCGTGGGGGCGGGCTGGATCGGGGCCGAGGTCGCGGGCGTCGCGGCCGCGGCGGGCCACGACGTGAGCGTCGTCGAGGCGGCCGACGCCCCGCTGGCCGGGCCGCTGGGGGTCGAGGTCGGCGGGCTGACCCGCCCCTGGTACGCCGCCGCAGGGGTCCGCCTGCTCACGGGCGCACCCGTGGCGGACGTGCGGCCCGACGCCGTGACGCTCGCGGACGGGCGCGTGCTCCCCGCCGACGTGGTGCTCGCGGCCGTCGGCGCCCGGCCGGCGACCGCGTGGCTGGGTGACGCGCTGCCCCTGCACCAGGGGCGGCTGCGCGTCGACGACGGGTACCGGGTGCTCGGTCCCGGCGGTCCGCTGCCGGGCCTCCTCGCGGTGGGCGACGTCGCGGTGCGCCGGTCGGCCCGGTACGGGTGGGTGCCGGGCGGGCACTGGGACGCGGCGCTGCGCGGGCCCGACGTGCTCGTGCGCCACCTGCTCGGGGTGCCGACCGACCCCGCGACGGGCGACGACCTGGTGCCCTACGTGTTCTCCACGCAGCTCGGCCACGACCTGGCCCTGCTCGGCCTGCCGTCCCCGGGCGACGAGCCGACGGTGCTGCGCGACCCGGGCGGCGCGGGCTTCTCGGTGCTGTGGTCGCGGCCCGACGGGACGACGACCGCCGCGCTCGCCGCCGACAGGCCCCGCGACGTCGGGGCCGCACGACGGCTGCTGGCCCCTCCCGCGCTGCCGCGGATCGACCCCGGGGACGCGACGAGCCTGGCCGCGCTGCGCCGCCGCTGA
- a CDS encoding TetR-like C-terminal domain-containing protein: MPDTHAAPAAPAAPKPAVRVSARDRARAEVMRDLLAAARARLATDGAAELSLRAVARDLGLASSAVYRYVPSRDALLTLLVVESYDAVGAVCERAASAADAAGHAPARAWLEVARAVRRWALADPRGFELIYGTPVRGYAAPADTVVPATRVWAVVSGLLAAARADGSLRPAGPTFATDGLVTDDVYAFAAAHGADLAARPGADGDAEDRRRDVVRSITLFSSLLGALTAELFSHLRGVAQDPARAFDVTVATAAAGVGLHVDLADAWDAPAR, from the coding sequence ATGCCCGACACGCACGCCGCTCCCGCCGCCCCTGCAGCCCCGAAGCCTGCGGTGCGGGTCTCGGCACGGGACCGCGCGCGGGCCGAGGTCATGCGCGACCTGCTCGCCGCCGCCCGCGCCCGCCTCGCCACCGACGGCGCCGCCGAGCTCTCGCTGCGCGCCGTCGCGCGCGACCTCGGGCTCGCCTCCTCGGCCGTGTACCGGTACGTCCCCTCGCGCGACGCGCTGCTGACCCTGCTCGTCGTCGAGTCCTACGACGCCGTGGGCGCCGTCTGCGAACGGGCGGCGAGCGCCGCCGACGCGGCCGGCCACGCACCCGCCCGCGCCTGGCTCGAGGTGGCCCGCGCCGTGCGCCGCTGGGCGCTGGCCGACCCGCGCGGCTTCGAGCTCATCTACGGCACGCCGGTGCGCGGCTACGCCGCCCCGGCGGACACGGTCGTGCCCGCCACGCGCGTGTGGGCCGTCGTCAGCGGGCTGCTCGCCGCCGCGCGCGCCGACGGGTCGCTCCGCCCGGCCGGGCCGACGTTCGCCACCGACGGGCTCGTCACCGACGACGTGTACGCGTTCGCGGCCGCCCACGGCGCGGACCTCGCCGCCCGGCCCGGCGCCGACGGTGACGCCGAGGACCGTCGGCGTGACGTGGTGCGGTCGATCACGCTCTTCAGCAGCCTTCTCGGAGCCCTGACCGCCGAGCTCTTCAGCCACCTGCGGGGCGTCGCGCAGGACCCCGCCCGGGCCTTCGACGTCACCGTCGCGACCGCCGCGGCCGGCGTCGGGCTGCACGTCGACCTGGCGGACGCGTGGGACGCGCCGGCGCGCTGA
- a CDS encoding NAD-dependent epimerase/dehydratase family protein gives MARHVVLGKGPIGRTLAQHLAAAGHEVHVLSRSGARPGTPGRTAAPGGGTVTHHRVDGTDADALTRHSRGAAALYNCVNPAYHRWVSDWPPVADALLTAAERTGAVLVVAGNLYSYGAGNEHMHEDDPLATRETKGQVRARMWADALARHDAGALRAVEVRGSDYLGPGAEAHAHVGPRMLAPLLAGKVLRPVGSADQPHTWTYLPDFAAALAAAAALPAAWGRPWHVPSPEPLTYRQVAERFAAAAGAPAPRVSPVPLALVRALGVAQPMMREVHAVGYQFTAPFVADDAASRAVLGTSSTDWDDVVAQTLAAYRHEQRAAA, from the coding sequence ATGGCTCGTCACGTCGTCCTCGGCAAGGGCCCCATCGGCCGCACGCTCGCCCAGCACCTCGCCGCCGCGGGGCACGAGGTGCACGTCCTGTCCCGCTCCGGCGCACGCCCCGGCACGCCCGGGCGGACGGCGGCCCCGGGCGGGGGCACCGTGACCCACCACCGCGTCGACGGGACCGACGCCGACGCGCTGACGCGGCACTCCCGCGGCGCCGCAGCCCTGTACAACTGCGTCAACCCCGCCTACCACCGCTGGGTCAGCGACTGGCCCCCGGTCGCCGACGCCCTGCTCACGGCCGCCGAACGCACCGGTGCCGTGCTCGTCGTCGCCGGCAACCTCTACTCCTACGGCGCGGGCAACGAGCACATGCACGAGGACGACCCGCTGGCCACGCGCGAGACCAAGGGTCAGGTACGGGCGCGCATGTGGGCCGACGCGCTGGCCCGCCACGACGCCGGTGCGCTGCGCGCCGTCGAGGTGCGCGGGTCCGACTACCTCGGCCCCGGCGCCGAGGCCCACGCCCACGTCGGCCCCCGCATGCTCGCGCCGCTGCTCGCCGGGAAGGTTCTGCGCCCCGTCGGGTCCGCCGACCAGCCGCACACCTGGACCTACCTGCCCGACTTCGCGGCCGCGCTCGCCGCCGCCGCCGCGCTCCCCGCCGCCTGGGGCCGGCCCTGGCACGTGCCGTCCCCCGAGCCGCTCACGTACCGGCAGGTCGCCGAGCGCTTCGCCGCGGCCGCCGGGGCACCCGCACCGCGGGTGTCCCCCGTCCCGCTCGCGCTCGTGCGCGCCCTCGGCGTCGCGCAGCCGATGATGCGCGAGGTGCACGCGGTCGGGTACCAGTTCACGGCGCCCTTCGTCGCGGACGACGCCGCGAGCCGCGCCGTGCTCGGCACGTCGTCGACGGACTGGGACGACGTGGTCGCGCAGACCCTGGCGGCCTACCGGCACGAGCAGCGGGCCGCCGCCTGA
- the purN gene encoding phosphoribosylglycinamide formyltransferase, whose product MSHDRPTPPPPTPATSTARRLVVLVSGTGSNLAALLAAHEDPAYGARVVGVVSDRAGVAALDRARAAGVPTAVVALADFPDRAAWDRALAEAVGVFSPDLVVMAGFMKLVGEAFLARFGGRAVNTHPALLPAFPGAHGVRDALAYGVKVTGCSVIVVDGGVDSGPIVAQTPVVVEPDDDEDSLHERIKAVERTLLVETVGAVARGGLRVDGRHVRVGGG is encoded by the coding sequence GTGAGCCACGACCGACCCACGCCGCCCCCGCCGACCCCCGCGACGAGCACGGCCCGCCGCCTCGTGGTGCTCGTCTCGGGCACCGGCTCGAACCTCGCGGCCCTCCTCGCCGCCCACGAGGACCCCGCCTACGGCGCGCGCGTCGTGGGCGTGGTCAGCGACCGCGCAGGCGTCGCCGCCCTGGACCGGGCCCGTGCGGCCGGCGTGCCGACGGCCGTGGTCGCGCTCGCGGACTTCCCGGACCGTGCGGCGTGGGACCGTGCGCTGGCCGAGGCGGTCGGGGTGTTCTCGCCGGACCTCGTGGTGATGGCGGGCTTCATGAAGCTCGTGGGGGAGGCGTTCCTGGCGCGGTTCGGCGGACGGGCGGTCAACACGCACCCGGCGCTGCTGCCCGCGTTCCCGGGGGCGCACGGGGTGCGCGACGCCCTCGCGTACGGGGTCAAGGTCACGGGCTGCTCGGTGATCGTCGTCGACGGCGGCGTGGACTCCGGTCCGATCGTCGCGCAGACGCCGGTGGTGGTGGAGCCCGACGACGACGAGGACTCCCTGCACGAGCGGATCAAGGCGGTCGAGCGGACGCTGCTGGTCGAGACGGTCGGGGCGGTCGCCCGCGGGGGGCTGCGCGTGGACGGCCGGCACGTGCGGGTCGGCGGCGGCTGA
- a CDS encoding ATP-binding cassette domain-containing protein has product MNSVARDRATLAGTVLVSWLGSLGLACAFLVVGRVADDVLAGRPTGAGTWALGAAGALVAGLASAWTVLRSSDHAARTERAVRHDVVAQVLELGTAQGARERTGRVVSTATDAAERVGTYRGTFLAPTFASVTVPVVVLVLVAVVLDPLSAGLLALAVPFVPLAVGGFQRLFRGSSTEYRMTARRTAGAFLDAIQGLTTLRLLGAGERRARRLAATSEELRRSVMKLLAGNQVVILVADSVFWLGFVALAAWLATTRVAAGVLTPGEGVALVLLGTLLLDPLDRIGQFFYLGLSGRAAQREVDAFVAQEALVRDPAPAGGGPAPLRTPDGIAVELTQVGLTYPDGTEVLRGVDLRIEPGEHVVLLGRSGSGKSTLVDLLGGVLLPTAGTVRLGGAATDAMPLHRTRGLVAVVAQQTYLFTGTLADNLRLADPDATDERLWDALETAALAADVRAMPLGLATPVGERGLSLSGGQAQRLAIARAVLRDAPLLVLDEPTAQIDLASERLVVEALGRVTRGRTVLTITHRTTAVPPGARLVVLEHGLLRPAAAAGAPADARVAADQPDDRPDDQPGDPAAPTTREEVTA; this is encoded by the coding sequence ATGAACTCGGTCGCTCGTGACCGCGCCACGCTCGCCGGAACCGTGCTCGTCTCGTGGCTCGGGTCGCTGGGCCTCGCGTGCGCCTTCCTCGTCGTCGGACGCGTGGCCGACGACGTCCTCGCCGGCCGCCCCACCGGTGCAGGCACCTGGGCGCTCGGCGCCGCCGGGGCCCTCGTCGCCGGGCTGGCGTCCGCCTGGACCGTGCTGCGCAGCAGCGACCACGCCGCGCGTACGGAGCGCGCCGTGCGGCACGACGTCGTCGCCCAGGTCCTCGAGCTCGGCACCGCCCAGGGCGCCCGTGAGCGCACCGGGCGCGTCGTGTCCACCGCGACCGACGCCGCCGAGCGGGTGGGCACCTACCGCGGCACCTTCCTCGCCCCGACGTTCGCCTCGGTCACCGTGCCCGTCGTCGTGCTCGTGCTCGTGGCGGTCGTGCTCGACCCGCTCTCGGCGGGGCTGCTGGCCCTCGCGGTGCCGTTCGTGCCGCTCGCGGTCGGCGGCTTCCAGCGGCTGTTCCGCGGCTCGTCCACCGAGTACCGGATGACGGCACGCCGCACCGCGGGTGCCTTCCTCGACGCGATCCAGGGCCTGACGACCCTGCGCCTGCTCGGTGCGGGCGAGCGGCGTGCGCGCCGGCTCGCCGCGACGTCCGAGGAGCTGCGCCGCTCGGTCATGAAGCTCCTCGCGGGCAACCAGGTCGTCATCCTCGTCGCCGACTCCGTGTTCTGGCTCGGGTTCGTCGCGCTCGCGGCGTGGCTCGCGACGACCCGGGTCGCCGCCGGGGTCCTGACCCCCGGCGAGGGGGTCGCGCTCGTCCTGCTCGGCACGCTGCTGCTCGACCCGCTCGACCGGATCGGGCAGTTCTTCTACCTCGGCCTCAGCGGGCGCGCCGCTCAGCGGGAGGTCGACGCGTTCGTCGCGCAGGAGGCGCTCGTGCGCGACCCGGCGCCCGCCGGCGGCGGCCCCGCACCGCTGCGCACGCCGGACGGCATCGCGGTCGAGCTCACGCAGGTCGGCCTCACCTACCCCGACGGCACGGAGGTCCTGCGGGGCGTCGACCTGCGCATCGAGCCGGGGGAGCACGTCGTCCTGCTCGGCCGCTCGGGATCCGGCAAGTCGACGCTCGTCGACCTCCTCGGCGGGGTCCTGCTGCCGACCGCCGGGACGGTCCGCCTCGGTGGCGCCGCGACCGACGCGATGCCGCTGCACCGCACGCGCGGCCTCGTCGCGGTCGTCGCCCAGCAGACCTACCTGTTCACCGGCACGCTCGCGGACAACCTGCGCCTGGCCGACCCCGACGCCACCGACGAGCGCCTGTGGGACGCGCTCGAGACCGCGGCGCTCGCCGCCGACGTCCGGGCGATGCCCCTCGGCCTGGCGACGCCGGTGGGGGAGCGCGGGCTGTCGTTGTCCGGCGGGCAGGCCCAGCGCCTGGCCATCGCCCGCGCGGTGCTGCGGGACGCGCCGCTGCTCGTGCTGGACGAGCCCACCGCCCAGATCGACCTGGCGTCCGAGCGGCTCGTGGTCGAGGCGCTCGGCCGCGTCACGCGTGGACGGACCGTCCTGACGATCACGCACCGGACGACCGCCGTGCCGCCGGGCGCGCGCCTGGTCGTCCTCGAGCACGGGCTCCTGCGCCCCGCCGCGGCCGCCGGCGCCCCGGCGGACGCCCGCGTCGCGGCGGACCAGCCGGACGACCGGCCGGACGACCAGCCGGGCGACCCGGCGGCACCCACCACCCGTGAGGAGGTGACCGCGTGA
- the cydC gene encoding thiol reductant ABC exporter subunit CydC encodes MSAAPATASAGPVAPARPAPAGTTRTDDARRLLRLARPVLPPLAASLVCRLLAQLASVAILAVAVHGVVLAVDAAAGGPPVPVGRTVAVLVALALAKGVLRYLEQLSGHTVAFAALAILRVHFFTRLEPQAPAAVEGRRTGDLLSRVTRDIDRVEVFFAHTLVPAVAAVLTPAVVLVVLAVGVHPVVAAPALVAWLVAGVVVPRWGRRRTADAAARLRAGKGELAQHVTDTVQGVREVLAFDAGERRLAGLDAVGADVDAAQRTSARQVAARRAVAGVLVPGVLLAVLAAGAPLVVAGTVTWGALVVAVAVVLATTPAVLAVEEVVADLDQAFASARRVFEVTDAPPATSDPAAPVTLPAASGGRTVRFTGLTFTYPPRTDAGTAGPVPAPAVVDVDLDVPAGSTVALVGASGAGKSTLAHLLLRYHDPDAGAVLLDGVDVRDLTLDDLRRQVALVPQRPHLFAGTLRSNLLLARPDADDAALDAACAVAQLTDAVAGLPRGYDTPIGERGARLSGGQRQRVAVAQAVLRDAPVVVLDEATSQLDAATQASLQAAFDALGEGRTVLQVAHRLETVRAADLVVVLDGGRVVEQGTHEELLARDGAYARLVGRSLEPSAG; translated from the coding sequence GTGAGCGCGGCACCCGCCACCGCCTCCGCCGGCCCGGTCGCACCGGCCCGGCCCGCACCGGCCGGCACGACCCGCACCGACGACGCCCGGCGGCTGCTGCGGCTGGCCCGGCCGGTCCTGCCGCCGCTGGCCGCGTCCCTCGTGTGCCGGCTCCTCGCCCAGCTCGCGTCCGTGGCGATCCTCGCGGTCGCCGTGCACGGCGTCGTGCTGGCCGTCGACGCCGCCGCCGGGGGGCCGCCCGTGCCGGTGGGGCGCACCGTCGCGGTCCTCGTCGCCCTCGCGCTCGCCAAGGGCGTGCTGCGCTACCTCGAGCAGCTCAGCGGGCACACCGTCGCGTTCGCCGCGCTGGCGATCCTGCGCGTGCACTTCTTCACACGCCTCGAGCCCCAGGCCCCTGCGGCCGTGGAGGGCCGCCGCACGGGCGACCTCCTCTCGCGCGTGACCCGTGACATCGACCGCGTCGAGGTGTTCTTCGCGCACACGCTGGTCCCCGCCGTCGCCGCCGTGCTCACCCCGGCCGTCGTGCTCGTCGTGCTGGCCGTGGGCGTGCACCCGGTCGTCGCGGCGCCGGCGCTGGTCGCCTGGCTCGTGGCCGGGGTCGTCGTGCCGCGCTGGGGCCGGCGGCGCACCGCCGACGCCGCCGCCCGGCTGCGCGCGGGCAAGGGGGAGCTCGCGCAGCACGTGACGGACACCGTGCAGGGCGTCCGCGAGGTCCTCGCGTTCGACGCGGGCGAGCGGCGGCTGGCCGGGCTCGACGCCGTGGGTGCCGACGTCGACGCGGCCCAGCGCACGTCGGCGCGGCAGGTCGCCGCCCGCCGCGCGGTCGCCGGCGTGCTCGTGCCGGGCGTGCTCCTGGCGGTCCTCGCCGCCGGTGCGCCCCTCGTCGTGGCCGGGACCGTCACCTGGGGCGCCCTCGTCGTCGCGGTCGCGGTCGTGCTGGCCACGACGCCGGCCGTGCTCGCCGTCGAGGAGGTCGTCGCCGACCTCGACCAGGCGTTCGCGTCCGCGCGTCGGGTGTTCGAGGTCACGGACGCCCCGCCGGCGACCTCCGACCCGGCCGCACCGGTCACGCTGCCCGCAGCCTCCGGCGGGCGCACGGTCCGGTTCACCGGTCTGACCTTCACCTACCCGCCGCGCACGGACGCCGGCACCGCAGGGCCCGTGCCTGCCCCCGCCGTCGTCGACGTCGACCTCGACGTCCCCGCCGGGTCGACCGTCGCGCTCGTCGGCGCGTCCGGTGCCGGCAAGTCGACGCTCGCGCACCTGCTGCTGCGCTACCACGACCCCGACGCCGGTGCGGTGCTCCTCGACGGCGTCGACGTGCGGGACCTGACGCTCGACGACCTGCGCCGCCAGGTCGCGCTCGTGCCGCAGCGCCCGCACCTGTTCGCCGGCACGCTGCGCAGCAACCTGCTGCTGGCCCGCCCGGACGCCGACGACGCCGCCCTCGACGCCGCCTGCGCGGTCGCCCAGCTCACCGACGCCGTGGCCGGGCTGCCCCGCGGCTACGACACCCCGATCGGCGAGCGCGGGGCGCGGCTGTCGGGCGGGCAGCGCCAGCGCGTCGCCGTGGCGCAGGCCGTGCTCCGTGACGCCCCCGTCGTGGTGCTCGACGAGGCGACGAGCCAGCTCGACGCCGCCACGCAGGCGTCGCTGCAGGCCGCGTTCGACGCCCTCGGCGAGGGACGCACCGTGCTGCAGGTCGCGCACCGGCTCGAGACGGTCCGCGCCGCGGACCTCGTGGTCGTCCTCGACGGCGGCCGCGTCGTCGAGCAGGGCACGCACGAGGAGCTGCTCGCCCGCGACGGGGCGTACGCCCGGCTCGTGGGACGGTCCCTCGAGCCCTCCGCGGGCTGA
- a CDS encoding DUF3017 domain-containing protein, producing MTTQRDPRPPHPAPEDEPAPDPVPAPEDVPDEEAPLDPRAIARASLQAGRNASLWWSSAGVAASAALSVLWSPRLGPVALALVLLAGAVLRAVSPPPGPVAFSPRARWLDLVTLTGFAVVLLGLTWIVPAWGPYPTFP from the coding sequence ATGACGACGCAGCGGGACCCCCGGCCGCCGCACCCCGCCCCGGAGGACGAGCCGGCGCCGGACCCCGTCCCGGCCCCGGAGGACGTCCCCGACGAGGAGGCGCCGCTCGACCCGCGCGCGATCGCCCGGGCGTCGCTGCAGGCCGGGCGCAACGCGTCGCTGTGGTGGTCGAGCGCCGGCGTCGCCGCGTCGGCCGCGCTGTCCGTGCTGTGGAGCCCCCGTCTCGGACCGGTCGCCCTCGCGCTCGTGCTCCTGGCCGGGGCGGTGCTGCGGGCCGTCTCGCCGCCGCCCGGCCCGGTGGCGTTCAGCCCCCGCGCGCGCTGGCTCGACCTGGTCACGCTCACCGGGTTCGCGGTGGTGCTGCTCGGGCTGACCTGGATCGTGCCCGCCTGGGGCCCGTACCCGACCTTCCCCTGA
- the purH gene encoding bifunctional phosphoribosylaminoimidazolecarboxamide formyltransferase/IMP cyclohydrolase: protein MSDAPTADATRRPLRRALLSVYDKTGLVELATALHAAGVELVSTGSTAATVAAAGVPVTRVEDLTGFPECLDGRVKTLHPRVHAGILADTRRPEHLAQLDELGVAAFELVVVNLYPFTQTVASGADVDACVEQIDIGGPSMVRAAAKNHPSVAVVVDPARYDQVVAAVAAGGFTLAERTRLAAQAFVHTATYDVAVASWMGSVATTTDEVDGVSTGFPAWVGATWERADVLRYGENPHQRAALYTSGHGPAGLAQATQLHGKAMSYNNYVDADAAWRAAHDQDGPTVAIVKHANPCGIAVGTDVADAHAKAHACDPVSAFGGVIAANRVVTRAAAEQIAAVFTEVVVAPGFDDDALTVLQQKKNVRLLVVDAPPAGAVEMRPVSGGLLLQAVDRVDAPGDDPTTWTLATGTPADDATLADLAFAWRAVRAVKSNAILLAQDGASVGVGMGQVNRVDSCRLAVERANAGGAERARGAVAASDAFFPFADGLQVLLDAGVRAVVQPGGSVRDEEVVAAARAAGVTLYLTGTRHFAH, encoded by the coding sequence ATGTCCGACGCGCCCACCGCCGACGCCACCCGCCGCCCCCTGCGCCGCGCCCTGCTGTCCGTCTACGACAAGACCGGGCTCGTCGAGCTCGCGACCGCCCTGCACGCGGCCGGCGTCGAGCTCGTCTCGACCGGGTCGACCGCCGCGACCGTCGCCGCCGCCGGCGTGCCCGTCACGCGCGTGGAGGACCTCACCGGGTTCCCCGAGTGCCTCGACGGGCGGGTCAAGACGCTGCACCCGCGCGTGCACGCCGGGATCCTCGCCGACACCCGCCGCCCCGAGCACCTGGCCCAGCTCGACGAGCTCGGCGTCGCCGCGTTCGAGCTCGTCGTGGTCAACCTCTACCCCTTCACGCAGACCGTCGCGTCGGGCGCCGACGTCGACGCGTGCGTCGAGCAGATCGACATCGGCGGGCCGTCGATGGTGCGGGCCGCCGCCAAGAACCACCCGAGCGTCGCCGTCGTGGTCGACCCGGCCCGGTACGACCAGGTCGTCGCGGCCGTCGCGGCCGGCGGCTTCACGCTCGCCGAGCGGACGCGGCTGGCCGCCCAGGCGTTCGTGCACACCGCGACGTACGACGTGGCCGTCGCCTCGTGGATGGGCTCGGTCGCCACGACGACCGACGAGGTCGACGGCGTCAGCACCGGCTTCCCCGCCTGGGTCGGCGCGACCTGGGAGCGGGCCGACGTGCTGCGCTACGGCGAGAACCCCCACCAGCGTGCCGCGCTCTACACCTCCGGGCACGGCCCCGCCGGTCTGGCGCAGGCCACGCAGCTGCACGGCAAGGCCATGAGCTACAACAACTACGTCGACGCCGACGCGGCCTGGCGGGCGGCGCACGACCAGGACGGCCCGACGGTCGCGATCGTCAAGCACGCCAACCCGTGCGGGATCGCCGTGGGCACCGACGTCGCCGACGCGCACGCCAAGGCCCACGCGTGCGACCCCGTCTCCGCGTTCGGCGGCGTCATCGCCGCGAACCGCGTGGTCACCCGCGCCGCCGCCGAGCAGATCGCGGCCGTCTTCACCGAGGTCGTCGTGGCGCCCGGGTTCGACGACGACGCGCTGACGGTGCTGCAGCAGAAGAAGAACGTGCGCCTGCTCGTCGTGGACGCCCCGCCCGCGGGTGCGGTCGAGATGCGCCCGGTGTCCGGCGGCCTGCTGCTGCAGGCGGTGGACCGCGTCGACGCGCCCGGCGACGACCCGACGACGTGGACGCTCGCGACCGGCACCCCGGCGGACGACGCGACGCTCGCCGACCTCGCGTTCGCCTGGCGGGCCGTGCGCGCGGTGAAGTCCAACGCGATCCTGCTCGCCCAGGACGGCGCGTCCGTCGGCGTGGGCATGGGCCAGGTCAACCGTGTCGACTCGTGCCGCCTGGCCGTCGAGCGGGCGAACGCCGGCGGCGCCGAGCGGGCCCGGGGCGCCGTCGCCGCGTCCGACGCGTTCTTCCCGTTCGCCGACGGCCTCCAGGTGCTCCTCGACGCCGGGGTCCGGGCCGTCGTGCAGCCTGGCGGGTCCGTCCGGGACGAGGAGGTCGTCGCCGCGGCGCGGGCCGCCGGCGTCACGCTGTACCTGACCGGCACGCGCCACTTCGCGCACTGA
- a CDS encoding cell division protein PerM, translating to MPPSTGPVPRTATRRVLSDERRPAFFDSAVDGAPRWATGALTALQAVTLSLAALALPAVAAFVATSADPSNADVGWTRAVVVAAGLWLLGHGVPLDVGGATVTVVPLGVTALALWTAWSSSRRSGVPSRSGTAGAVGTYALLTVLVGLVAGAGGAQLLRALAGGLVVGAVGLGAGLLRRPGAPTPDALLAPVRARVGPDVLAGARAGALAAAALVAAGAVLTTVWVVAGRATVGDVVDGLGLDAVGGAVLAVAELAVLPNLVLWCVAWLAGPGFAVGAGTVFSPAEVVAGPLPAIPLLGALPSPHVAGGLLLVAPALLPAVGALAGLALRRVPAPGRARGVWLRLMALGATSGLLVGALVGAASGSAGPGRMAEVGATAWLVGLLAGAGCTLGALVVAVPTDPFVRAAVRARLRPGAAGPGAAPTGPAAAGPAPVSPAGPTAAGSV from the coding sequence GTGCCTCCCTCGACAGGTCCCGTGCCCCGCACCGCGACCCGGCGCGTGCTGTCCGACGAGCGCCGCCCCGCGTTCTTCGACTCCGCGGTCGACGGCGCACCGCGATGGGCGACGGGTGCGCTGACCGCGCTGCAGGCCGTCACGCTGTCCCTGGCCGCTCTCGCGCTGCCCGCGGTCGCGGCGTTCGTCGCGACGTCGGCCGACCCGTCCAACGCGGACGTCGGCTGGACGCGCGCCGTGGTGGTCGCCGCCGGGCTGTGGCTGCTCGGCCACGGGGTCCCGCTGGACGTCGGCGGGGCGACGGTCACGGTGGTCCCGCTGGGGGTGACGGCGCTCGCGCTGTGGACGGCGTGGTCGTCGTCGCGGCGCTCGGGGGTGCCGTCCCGCTCCGGCACGGCGGGGGCGGTCGGCACGTACGCGCTGCTCACGGTCCTCGTGGGGCTCGTCGCCGGTGCCGGCGGTGCGCAGCTGCTCCGTGCGCTGGCCGGCGGCCTCGTCGTCGGGGCGGTCGGCCTCGGCGCCGGACTCCTGCGTCGCCCGGGCGCGCCGACGCCGGACGCGCTGCTCGCCCCCGTGCGCGCCCGCGTCGGCCCGGACGTCCTCGCCGGCGCGCGAGCGGGTGCGCTCGCCGCCGCGGCACTCGTCGCCGCCGGTGCCGTCCTGACCACCGTGTGGGTCGTCGCGGGCCGTGCGACGGTCGGCGACGTGGTCGACGGGCTGGGGCTCGACGCCGTCGGCGGCGCCGTCCTCGCGGTCGCCGAGCTGGCGGTCCTGCCCAACCTCGTCCTGTGGTGCGTCGCCTGGCTCGCGGGCCCCGGGTTCGCCGTGGGTGCCGGCACCGTGTTCTCCCCGGCGGAGGTGGTCGCCGGCCCGTTGCCGGCGATCCCGCTGCTGGGCGCGCTGCCGTCGCCGCACGTCGCCGGCGGGCTCCTGCTCGTGGCCCCCGCGCTGCTCCCCGCGGTCGGGGCGCTCGCCGGCCTGGCGCTGCGCCGGGTCCCGGCGCCCGGGCGGGCCCGCGGGGTCTGGCTGCGGCTGATGGCGCTGGGCGCGACCTCCGGGCTGCTCGTCGGGGCCCTCGTGGGTGCCGCGTCGGGCTCGGCGGGTCCCGGGCGCATGGCGGAGGTCGGTGCGACCGCGTGGCTCGTGGGGCTGCTCGCCGGGGCCGGGTGCACGCTCGGCGCCCTGGTCGTCGCCGTGCCCACCGACCCGTTCGTGCGCGCGGCCGTGCGGGCCCGGCTGCGTCCCGGCGCCGCGGGCCCCGGTGCTGCGCCGACGGGTCCTGCTGCCGCCGGCCCGGCGCCCGTCAGCCCTGCGGGACCGACGGCAGCAGGGAGCGTGTGA